A single Aspergillus chevalieri M1 DNA, chromosome 3, nearly complete sequence DNA region contains:
- a CDS encoding MARVEL domain-containing protein (COG:S;~EggNog:ENOG410PSVR;~InterPro:IPR008253;~PFAM:PF01284;~TransMembrane:4 (i12-35o41-59i71-93o108-131i);~antiSMASH:Cluster_3.2;~go_component: GO:0016020 - membrane [Evidence IEA]), producing MASRITWIHPVRAIQVLLGIAVFGLIIYVLSVYKYDSVSEFMLFNGIWTGFFATPYLALAPIHFAKLSHRVVVPVVETSTMILWLVGVILLGIDLPSSKKCKSAGCEATLAVVVIAAVECALFAVTVVRAIRSSVQAHLRTAARAQQPAPEAEASGANRAMESV from the exons ATGGCCTCCAGAATCACCTGGATACACCCAGTACGAGCTATCCAAGTTCTATTGGGCATCGCCGTCTTCGGTCTTATCATTTATG TCCTCAGCGTCTATAAATACGACAGCGTCTCGGAATTTATGCTCTTCAACGGAATATGGACCGGATTCTTCGCAACGCCCTACCTCGCCCTGGCACCCATACACTTCGCCAAACTCTCGCACCGGGTTGTCGTGCCTGTCGTGGAAACGAGTACCATGATTCTGTGGTTGGTGGGGGTCATTCTGCTTGGGATCGACCTGCCTTCTTCCAAGAAGTGCAAATCTGCGGGTTGCGAGGCGACGCTGGCAGTTGTTGTGATTGCGGCGGTTGAATG TGCGTTGTTTGCGGTTACTGTCGTTCGAGCTATCCGGAGTAGCGTGCAAGCACACTTGCGGACCGCCGCAAGGGCCCAGCAGCCAGCCCCTGAAGCCGAAGCCAGCGGTGCGAACCGTGCCATGGAGTCGGTATAG